The sequence below is a genomic window from Nostoc flagelliforme CCNUN1.
TTGGCAGATGATCTGCAAAAGCGAGTGGTGATTATTGACACCTCCAACGAAATAGCTGGGGATGGTGATGTTGCTCACCCTGCCATCGGTCGCGCTCGGCGGATGCAAGTGGCTCATCCAGATCAACAGCATCAGGTGATGATTGAGGCAGTGGAAAACCACATGCCAGAAGTCATCGTCATTGATGAAATTGGCACAGAACTGGAAGCTTTAGCGGCTCGTACCATTGCGGAACGGGGTGTACAGTTGGTAGGTACTGCCCACGGGAATCAGATCGAAAATCTGATTAAAAACCCTACCCTGGCTGATTTAGTTGGGGGTATCCAAGCTGTGACGCTGGGAGACGACGAAGCTAGACGGCGAGGTTCTCAAAAGACTGTTTTGGAGCGTAAAGCCCCTCCTACCTTCGAGATTGCTGTGGAAATGTTGGAACGGCAACGCTGGACAGTACATGAAAGTGTTGCTGACACAGTAGATAATCTGTTGCGGGGGCGTCAGCCTACCCCACAAACAAGAACCGTTGATGACCAAGGTAAAATTGCTGTTACAAGGCAGTTAGCTGTTGTTAACGGTCGCGGTGGACAGCTAGCGACAGTGGAGGAATCTTTCGCACCGGCGCGACCTTCTAATGGCTGGCGTTCTTCTGGACAAATGGTAGCACTGCCGCAATTGCCTGTAGAGCGGGTAACTGGACGCAGTGAATTTGATCGTTTGCTGGATGAATCCTTCAATTATTCTGAAAGCATTGATTTGGATGCTGCTACAAGAGTGCCAGGGCCCAATGGTGAAGATTTGCCACTGCACGTTTACCCTTATGGCGTTAGTCGCCATCAACTAGAACAGGTAATTAGTGTGCTAACTTTGCCCGTGGTATTGACAAAAGATATAGATACTGCTGATGCGATTTTAGCACTGCGATCGCACGTCAAAAACCACGCCAAATTACGCCAAATGGCCAAAGCTCGTCATGTACCCATCCACGTAATTAAGTCCAGCACCATTCCCCAAATTACCCGTGGCTTGCGACGGTTGCTGAACATTGATGACCCAGAGATGGCCGATGACCTAGAATTGCAACTGTTTTTGCACAATGGTAGCGATGATGAGATGGATGCTCTTGAAGAAGCCAGACTTGCTGTTGAGCAAATTGTGATTCCTAAAGGACAGCCAGTCGAATTATTGCCGCGCTCTTCCCAAGTCCGCAAAATGCAACATGAGTTGGTAGAACATTATCGCCTCAAGTCGCATAGTTTTGGCGAAGAACCAAATCGCCGCTTACGGATTTATCCGGCGTAACCTCACCCCTACCCCTCTTCGCAGTGCGGAGAGGGGATGTTACTAGGAGACACTTGATATCCTATAGAGAGTTTTCTTTAAGAAAAGTAAAACAAGACTTTAATCTCACCTTAGTAGAAGGTGGGCGATTTTTACCTCCTATAGAACCAATCTCACCTAGTCCTCTGCTGGCTGAATTTTTAGCAGAAAGTATCCAGCTAGCAATTGCAATGGGTTCTGAGAAAGCTCGATCAGAATTGATTATCAGCCCAATTTTGTTTGAAGTCCGAAAAATTCTCAATAGAAAAATCAGTTTTTTTTCTGGAGAGGAATTTAATGTTGAGCCAGAAGCGGGACTGGTGGGATTTTGTGACTTTTTGATTAGCCTTTCGCCAGAACAGTTATTTAACCCAAGTTGCTAGTTATAGTGAAAAGCGATCGCTAAACTGAAGTATCTCTTCGAGACGCTAGGCGAAGGTGAAGACAGTGGGTCAATAAAGTAATAAAATCCCCTCCAAGAAGAAAAAAAGGAGGGGTGTATGTTAAACGAAATAATTGCCATCTATGCTATCACGGATGACTTGTTGAAAGGGATTGGACATGATGAAGATGGTCGGATACTCGTAAGTGATGCAGAAATTATCACAACGGCTGTGTGTGCGGCGATGTTCTTTAATGGCAACCACAGCAAGGCTTGCACTTATATGCAAGAACATGGTTTGATCCGAAATATGTTAGATAAATCACGATTCAATAGAAGATTACACGGTATCTTCATGTTAATGAACGATTTATTTCATCAAATGGGAATGATACTCAAAGAAATTAGTGATGATACGGAGTATCTTTTAGACTCATTCCCAGTAGCGATGTGTGATAATATTCGCATTTTTAATGTCAAGTTAATTAAGTCCGAGCAGTATCGAGGTTATATTGCATCCAAGAAAAGATACTTCTATAGTGTGCGAGTTCAATTATTAACAACCAAAACCGGGATTCCTGTGGAATTTGTGTTTTTACCTGGGAGTGCCAATGATCTACGTGGGTTAAATGCCTTACCCTTAAATCTGCCGCCAGGGAGTGAAATTTATGGCGATGCAGCTTACACAGATTACACCATTGAAGATGACTTGGAACAAACTAGTCAAATTAGTTTGAAAGTGATGCGGAAACAGAAATCCACTCGTCTTGACCCTCCTTGGATTCAATATATTAAACAACATACTCGCCATTATATTGAAACTGTATTTAGTTCGATTACAAGTGATTTTCCCAAATCCATTCATGCCGTTACCTATCAAGGGTTTTTACTGAAACTTCAGGCATTTATTTTTGCCTTCACTCTCCAAGAAGCATTTATCTAGTCAGTTAATATTCATACTTGTAATTTCATTATTACTGACCCTTGCTTCTACATAGCAGGAGTCAATTTTTGATGCTTTTCTTCCCCTTTTAATCTCTACATACAATCCAGCATTTTATTACCCGCAACTTGGGTTATTTATTGAAGCTCCAGCAGTGGTAATAGTGGAAGCCAAAAAGGAAAATCTTAAAGGTGGTTTGGGGCAGTGTATCGCAGAAATGATCGCCGCCCAAAGGTTTAATGTCAAATACGAAAAATCTATTGCTACTATCTACGGTAGTGTTACTAGTGGCAACCTGTGGACATTCCTCAAGTTAGAGGATAGGACTGTTACTATTGATTTAACTGAATATTTAATTCCGCCAGTGGAGCAAGTCTTAGGTATTTTAGTGTGGATGATTCGGTCACAATCAATTTAAGGTTGGGTTTCGCTTCTGATTGTTGTTAATTTACCCATGCCAAAAAACCCGGTCACGAAGACCAGGTTTTTTTGGGGCCATATTCCCCCAAGGCTACTTATAGAAGTTATTTATAAATTAGTGTTCTGGTAATAACTACCAAACTTAAGTAACAACGCCCATTTTCCAGCTTTTAGAGTTAGAGCCGCAGTTGTCCCATTCTCAATCAAAGTCAGTAACAAAAGCATGGGGAGAAGTCAAACAATCGGCTGTTAAGAATCGGAACTTTCAAAAAAATGGCAAAAATTCATCTGATTATCAGCAAGCTTTATCAGGTCTAAATGCAACTGAGTATCAAGCATCGCAGACAGGTATTTACATCGAAAATCTATCCTTTACCTATCCCAACAGCGATAGCGCAATCTTGAAAAATATCAACCTGACAATTCACCCCAACGAGATGATTGTACTGGTGGGTGAGAATGGTGCTGGTAAAACCACATTAGCGAAGCTATTATGTCGCCTTTACGATCCTAGCCAAGGTGCGATTATTTGGAATGGTCAGGATTTGCGATCGCTCCCGTTAGAAGATTTGCGATCGCGGATTGACGTAGTTATGCAAGATTACGCTCGTTTTCCGACTACTGTACGAGAAAATGTTGCCTTTGGGAATTTACCTAAAATACAGGATGATGAGGCAATTAGGGAAGCGATCGCTGAGGCTGGTTTGGCTAGAGTAATTGAGAAGCTAGATCACGGTTTGGAAACTCTCTTAGGCAAACAGCTAGAAGGCGGTATTGATCTATCAGGGGGACAATGGCAGAGATTAGCGATGGCTCGTGCTTTATTGCGACTGTCTCCAGCCGAACTCCTCATACTTGACGAGCCAACAGCGAACCTTGATCCGAAAACAGAACATGAGATTTACAACATTTTGCGTAGCCTAGCGAAGGGGAGAATAGCCGTTGTAGTAAGCCATCGCCTCGCCTTGGCAAAACTAGCAGACCGAGTAGTAGTACTAGAACACGGTCAAATTATCGAGGTAGGCACTCATGACGAACTCATAGCACTAGGCGGACAGTATCACTTAATGTTCACTCGTCAAGCCAGTAGTTACAACTGAGTGGGGAGTGGGGAGTGGAGAGACGAGGGAGGAGGGGAAGTAGGGGGAGAGAATTAATAACCAATGCCCCATGCCCCATGCCCCATGCCCAATTTTTATTCTGGTAACTTATATTGCCCCACAATACGCTTGGCAAACTCTGGAACATGCGCCTCTAATTTCTCTGGATGATTTCGCTTCATATACAAATAATTCCGAGTAAAGTGAGAATCAATGGAAAAGCGCGCATATTCTAAACCTTTGGGGCCGATTTTCTCGATCACCACACCCATAAGTTTTGCTGCCCACATCGGGAGGGTAACGCCTTTATCGTAAGCGGGAATACTTTGCTGTACAGCTTCCTTTCGGTTGCCTTTAGACGTAACTGGTTGGGTGTCTAACTGATCTTTCACCAAATCCAGCATTTCCTTACCTATGTCATTTCTAACTACAATCCATTGCCAACCGAAGGGTGCGCCCATGTAGCCAACGACTAAATCGGCTAGGGAGTTGACGTAATCAAAGCAACTCATACAGGATGGGGCAAATACATCTTTGAGTTGGTTTGTCTTCAAGCCAAAGAAAGGTACTGTTTCTGTTGAGCCATCCTCATGTTTGAAGTGAACCCGGAAGTCTTGCATAAATTCGTAATGCACAACTGTATCAGGCGATCGGCTGGTGGTTTCTAAGAATTTTTGCAGTCCGGCGCGGTTAACATTATCTACGCAAGGCGTACCCAAAACATACAGCTTTTCTAAACCAAGTTGTTTTTCTACGGCTCGTAATGCCTGGATTTGACAACCAACACCAATTACTAATAGCCGTTTCATCCCCGATTTTTCTATCTGTTCCAACACAGAAAGGTTTGGGGAAAGAGTTGGTTTATTTACCCGCGCTGCTAGTATTTCTTCTGGGGTACGGGCAATGACAGGCATGGGTTGAAAGCGGTCTTCTTTAGTATTTTGCACACAGACGACACCTTCAACTATGCCGCGATTGAGCATTTCAATGGCAATGCTGCTAACAATACCCGTCCATTGTGCGCCTTCGATAGGCTGTTGTTTCCGCGCCGCCATCATGTCTTGGTGAACACCAAAGTATAGTTCATCAGGGTTATCGAGATGCCGCGATCGCGTGTGGGTTTCTTCTTCAAGTTCGCCTATTTGCTGATTAATAAAAGCGCAGGCTTCTTTGACATAGTGAATATAGTATGTATCGCATAGTCCGCACTCGCTACAGAGTTCTTTAGCAGGGCGGCGGCTGGTAGATTTTAAGGCTCTGGCTTTTTTGTGAGGAGAAACTGAGGTCATATAAATTTTTTGTTTTATCCAGGAATCACTTTTACTACAATACCTTCACTGGCTATGAACTTGACGATAGAGATTGAACAAGAAAAGGATGGACACTTTTTGGCTGAAGTGATTGGTTTTCCTGGTGTACTGGCTTATGGGCAGACAAAGGAAGAAGCTATTGCAAGAGTTCAAGCATTAGCTCTGCGTGTATTAGCAGATAAGCTGGAACACGGAGAAGTAACGCACAGCAGCAGCTAGCGCCAGTTCAGCCCAAACATTTGATGTTTTTAAGCAAATGGGCATCTTTTATTTCGAGCAACCTTCATTTGTTCAAGTAGCGTTGATGTACTTAGATATACTTGTGGAAATCGGTCATATTCTTTCAGCCAAGCACTAACTTTTGGATTAATCCAATTGAGAAAACAATAAATATCACTATGTATGTTGTCAAGTTGCAAGTAATTCCAAATGTTTATTGTATAGTATTATACATAAATTTTTGAATATTTAAATAATTTTACTTAATAAATTGCTTTTCCAAGCCTCTGGATCTATATCTCTAGTTTTAGCTAAAGCATGATCGCTGGTCTCTTTGGCTTTTTCCTTCGTGTTTTTCGTGGTTGGTTCCTCTTCAAAAACAAAAACCAGTGACACAAAACTCTAAAGCAGGCGCAGCATTTATTGTAGGTGGAACTATAGCAGGTGCTGGTGTTTCCGCAACTGTAGGCGGGATGGGACTAGCAGGCGGATTTGGTGCAGTTGGAATTGGTGCAACTCCTGTACTGGCTGCTGGCGCTGTGGCTGGTGCAGCTGCTTATGGTGCAATTAATGCGATCACACAGGGAGATGCAGCTGCTTTCGCTACAATGGGAATTGGTGCAGTCGGCGGTGCTGGTGTTTATAGCGTCGTCGGTGGTATGGGTTTAGTCGCGCCTAAAGTAGCCCTAGCATTTGGGATTGGTGCAGTCCCGATGGCAGGAATTGGTGCAGTGGTGGGACTCGCCGCCTTTGGTATTGCCAAACTGTTAGACGAATCTGAAATTAGCGAAACTCCAGCACAGCTTTTTGAGCGGATGGAAGAGAAAGTTTTGCTGATGGATTACTATTCCGAAGCAGTAATAGAATTAGAAGCATTTTTATCTGGTGAGGATCTCAACCAAAAATTTGTTGTTTTGGAAATCGAAGATGAGTTACAAGCACTTAAAGCTGAATTCAAGAAAAAATCAGAATTTGTTACCCCTAAACCTTTTACTCCCAATATTGAAGCAGAAATAATATCTCTGACAACCCAGCTACCTAAAACATGGAGATGTGTACGCACACTCAAAGGACACTTAGCGGCAGTTAATGCGATCGCTATTAGTCCTGATAGTACTACTTTAATCAGTGGCAGTGATGATAGACAAGTTAATTTGTGGAATTTAAAAACCGGAAAATGGCTTTACACGTTTTCTGGACAAGCAGAAGCAGTTTTATCTGTTGCTATCAGCCCTGATGGAAAGCAGATTGCAAGGGGAGCATCCCAATTTGGCAAAAATAAAAGAATCCATATTATTCGCGAGTTTGCATTGCGAATAATATGGGAATTCAATCTTGCGGTTCTTCCTCTTCTTGCTCAGATCCAGAACTAATGTCTAGCAGACAATCATCAAGAGTATGAATTATTCTCTGTATTTCATCCCAAACAGAACGTCTAAAAACAGACATAACAGCATCGAGATGTTCTTGAGTACCAGCTTTACCCAAATGCTTATATTTACTCAGTTTGTTTGATGTCGCGCATTGGAAGTATGGGATTGGAGCTTGTAATTTATAGTACCAATATTTCTTCAAACTTTGACGAACTTGATAACGCGCTACCCAAGCCCCGGATGCAGCCATATCTCCCTGCTTTAATAAAAGTGCTTGTTGTTTTTCCAAGGCTATAATCGTCTTTTTAATCCGCTCAAATCGAGCTAATTTATCCTGTTCAGTATCGTTGGTTCTTGGTCTTGGCATAGAAAGACACAGAAATCTATTCGCGATTATAACTCGCGAAGAAAAACCTATTCACTTTTATGTGATTTATTTTACATTAGGATG
It includes:
- a CDS encoding IS982 family transposase codes for the protein MLNEIIAIYAITDDLLKGIGHDEDGRILVSDAEIITTAVCAAMFFNGNHSKACTYMQEHGLIRNMLDKSRFNRRLHGIFMLMNDLFHQMGMILKEISDDTEYLLDSFPVAMCDNIRIFNVKLIKSEQYRGYIASKKRYFYSVRVQLLTTKTGIPVEFVFLPGSANDLRGLNALPLNLPPGSEIYGDAAYTDYTIEDDLEQTSQISLKVMRKQKSTRLDPPWIQYIKQHTRHYIETVFSSITSDFPKSIHAVTYQGFLLKLQAFIFAFTLQEAFI
- a CDS encoding Coenzyme F420 hydrogenase/dehydrogenase, beta subunit C-terminal domain produces the protein MTSVSPHKKARALKSTSRRPAKELCSECGLCDTYYIHYVKEACAFINQQIGELEEETHTRSRHLDNPDELYFGVHQDMMAARKQQPIEGAQWTGIVSSIAIEMLNRGIVEGVVCVQNTKEDRFQPMPVIARTPEEILAARVNKPTLSPNLSVLEQIEKSGMKRLLVIGVGCQIQALRAVEKQLGLEKLYVLGTPCVDNVNRAGLQKFLETTSRSPDTVVHYEFMQDFRVHFKHEDGSTETVPFFGLKTNQLKDVFAPSCMSCFDYVNSLADLVVGYMGAPFGWQWIVVRNDIGKEMLDLVKDQLDTQPVTSKGNRKEAVQQSIPAYDKGVTLPMWAAKLMGVVIEKIGPKGLEYARFSIDSHFTRNYLYMKRNHPEKLEAHVPEFAKRIVGQYKLPE
- a CDS encoding type II toxin-antitoxin system HicB family antitoxin, encoding MNLTIEIEQEKDGHFLAEVIGFPGVLAYGQTKEEAIARVQALALRVLADKLEHGEVTHSSS
- a CDS encoding R3H domain-containing nucleic acid-binding protein — its product is MTITDDLQKLLDILPQDLQQVLESHPKRDSLVEVVLDLGRRPEARFPNQAEYLSEVPVTQEQIDDCIQRVGIFGGDNRAGIEQTLHRISAIRNRTGKIIGLTCRVGRAVFGTIGMIRDLVETGKSILMLGRPGVGKTTALREIARVLADDLQKRVVIIDTSNEIAGDGDVAHPAIGRARRMQVAHPDQQHQVMIEAVENHMPEVIVIDEIGTELEALAARTIAERGVQLVGTAHGNQIENLIKNPTLADLVGGIQAVTLGDDEARRRGSQKTVLERKAPPTFEIAVEMLERQRWTVHESVADTVDNLLRGRQPTPQTRTVDDQGKIAVTRQLAVVNGRGGQLATVEESFAPARPSNGWRSSGQMVALPQLPVERVTGRSEFDRLLDESFNYSESIDLDAATRVPGPNGEDLPLHVYPYGVSRHQLEQVISVLTLPVVLTKDIDTADAILALRSHVKNHAKLRQMAKARHVPIHVIKSSTIPQITRGLRRLLNIDDPEMADDLELQLFLHNGSDDEMDALEEARLAVEQIVIPKGQPVELLPRSSQVRKMQHELVEHYRLKSHSFGEEPNRRLRIYPA
- a CDS encoding transposase, which codes for MPRPRTNDTEQDKLARFERIKKTIIALEKQQALLLKQGDMAASGAWVARYQVRQSLKKYWYYKLQAPIPYFQCATSNKLSKYKHLGKAGTQEHLDAVMSVFRRSVWDEIQRIIHTLDDCLLDISSGSEQEEEEPQD
- a CDS encoding ABC transporter ATP-binding protein; protein product: MSHSQSKSVTKAWGEVKQSAVKNRNFQKNGKNSSDYQQALSGLNATEYQASQTGIYIENLSFTYPNSDSAILKNINLTIHPNEMIVLVGENGAGKTTLAKLLCRLYDPSQGAIIWNGQDLRSLPLEDLRSRIDVVMQDYARFPTTVRENVAFGNLPKIQDDEAIREAIAEAGLARVIEKLDHGLETLLGKQLEGGIDLSGGQWQRLAMARALLRLSPAELLILDEPTANLDPKTEHEIYNILRSLAKGRIAVVVSHRLALAKLADRVVVLEHGQIIEVGTHDELIALGGQYHLMFTRQASSYN